The following proteins come from a genomic window of Deltaproteobacteria bacterium:
- a CDS encoding Smr/MutS family protein, producing MGVLRGEPPRGDPDHVPDDVQVLTGGEIDLHGLTVVEALARFTAHYNARLRAGDTGAIRVIHGYGSSGRGGDLRTALRELLSRHAGRLEFVPGETYFNNPGVTVVYPKHPLPAPSPNFRTGRR from the coding sequence GTGGGAGTCCTCCGCGGAGAACCGCCCCGAGGGGACCCGGACCACGTTCCGGATGACGTACAAGTTCTGACGGGCGGGGAGATCGACCTGCACGGGCTGACCGTGGTGGAAGCCCTCGCCCGTTTCACGGCGCATTACAACGCGCGGCTCCGGGCGGGGGACACCGGCGCGATCCGCGTGATCCACGGCTACGGCTCCTCGGGCCGCGGCGGCGACCTGCGGACCGCGCTCCGTGAACTGCTCTCCCGCCACGCCGGCCGGCTCGAATTCGTCCCCGGCGAGACGTACTTCAACAACCCCGGCGTGACGGTCGTCTACCCGAAGCACCCGCTCCCCGCGCCTTCCCCGAACTTCCGAACGGGACGCCGCTAG
- a CDS encoding TrkA family potassium uptake protein, translated as MKIVVFGCGRMGSGLAMALSFRRHTVTVVDVDPAAFQRLGGNFPGRTVRGSAVDRETLVAAGVERADGVAAVTATDEANEICARMAMQAFRVPRVVARLYDPLKADVYRHLGVQTVTPVTWAVHRIADLLCYSHLDTVISLGSGEVDIVETEIPPLLVGRTVPELRVPGEIRVVAITREGRTFLPTDGTLFCKGDRLHIALLGASSDRLRTLLGLG; from the coding sequence ATGAAGATCGTCGTCTTCGGATGCGGCCGCATGGGCTCGGGCCTGGCCATGGCGTTGAGCTTCCGGCGCCACACGGTGACCGTCGTGGATGTCGACCCCGCCGCCTTCCAACGGCTCGGGGGAAACTTCCCCGGGCGCACCGTGAGGGGAAGCGCCGTCGACCGGGAGACGCTGGTCGCGGCCGGCGTGGAGCGCGCCGACGGGGTGGCGGCGGTGACCGCCACCGACGAGGCGAACGAAATCTGCGCGCGGATGGCGATGCAGGCCTTCCGGGTGCCGAGGGTGGTCGCCCGCCTGTACGATCCGCTCAAGGCGGACGTGTATCGTCACCTTGGGGTGCAGACCGTCACGCCCGTCACGTGGGCGGTCCACCGGATCGCCGACCTGCTCTGCTACTCCCACCTCGACACGGTGATCTCCCTCGGGAGCGGGGAGGTGGACATCGTGGAAACGGAGATCCCCCCACTGCTTGTCGGAAGGACCGTCCCGGAACTGCGGGTCCCGGGGGAGATCCGCGTCGTCGCGATCACGCGGGAGGGGCGCACCTTCCTCCCGACCGACGGCACCCTGTTCTGCAAGGGGGACCGCCTGCACATCGCCCTGCTTGGGGCCTCCTCGGATCGCCTTCGGACGCTGCTCGGCCTCGGGTGA
- a CDS encoding DUF4388 domain-containing protein: MKKSRLDQILLRMGAVSEEQIGKALLRQKSRGGKLGSHLLYYRFVTEEQMVQALAEQFAVSGVRLSGCEIPEDVVKRIPVKIAEEHVAVPFRFDREKGELHVAIADPEDAEALSLLRRTSGAPRIVLHIAPESWILSKIASLYHGRSDASSRDHVIDLPDLFEDEKEKRSARSAEPKETGEKAPPRTGILLFTGQVFLKNVLPSVFEREGVRLSVATSADQIVEALKAAECDRVLVTEDVREEFERFLSGPGSRVAVPEATYFRTVGNALLENPVPYEKMFESLLAAVRRIAAPRSAGFIGSPPYALISKEIVEVGRGLGLGRLVVDGLRIAAHLLTPPMQRESGATAPVPRPGANLFGDLDASIQIARSLEFPWDIAACMQLLGTATPAGGGPSPPEEERRALSTAAGLLALVWYRHQVLPSLRGGSGGDPDPLKSGLRAQAGRLAPSSVVEAYVRVLEQSDVFSGAGKDIVVVGEVDPRSSNLVLELKQHGFRVAQADDLAEARKIFLRRRPAAIVLRVDESLSAADAFCRFLREEEGDADTALFAVTQRSEPSFLLNLMDTWFSDVFTLPMNGQVVVARISRVLSGREKGAGGPVGHGFSATFKDLSFVDLVQALGTGGKSVRMRIEHGSGMQADICFRQGRIVFAECGEEKGVDVVYRVICWQDEGNFRIEPIRSFPPENVSVPTDYILLEGSRRLDEHQAGR; the protein is encoded by the coding sequence GTGAAGAAATCCCGGCTCGACCAGATCCTGCTCCGGATGGGGGCGGTTTCCGAGGAGCAGATCGGGAAGGCCCTGCTTCGCCAGAAGTCGCGCGGCGGGAAACTCGGGTCGCATCTGCTCTATTACCGCTTCGTCACCGAAGAACAGATGGTGCAGGCGCTCGCGGAGCAGTTCGCCGTCAGCGGGGTCCGGCTGAGCGGTTGCGAGATCCCCGAGGACGTCGTCAAAAGGATCCCCGTGAAGATCGCGGAAGAGCACGTCGCCGTTCCTTTCCGCTTTGACCGCGAAAAGGGGGAACTGCACGTCGCCATCGCCGACCCGGAGGACGCGGAAGCCCTCTCCCTGCTGCGTCGCACGAGCGGGGCTCCGAGGATCGTCCTGCACATCGCGCCGGAAAGCTGGATCCTGAGCAAGATCGCGTCCCTCTACCATGGGCGCTCTGACGCCTCGTCACGGGATCACGTCATCGATCTTCCGGACCTGTTCGAGGATGAAAAAGAGAAGCGGTCCGCCCGGTCGGCCGAACCGAAAGAGACCGGCGAAAAGGCGCCGCCGCGGACCGGGATCCTGCTGTTCACCGGGCAGGTGTTTCTCAAGAACGTGCTCCCTTCGGTCTTCGAGCGGGAGGGAGTGCGTCTGTCGGTGGCGACCTCGGCCGATCAGATCGTCGAGGCGCTCAAGGCCGCCGAATGCGACCGGGTCCTCGTGACGGAAGATGTCCGCGAGGAGTTCGAACGATTCCTTTCGGGGCCCGGAAGCCGTGTCGCCGTTCCGGAAGCGACGTATTTCCGGACCGTGGGAAACGCCCTCCTCGAGAACCCGGTCCCTTACGAAAAGATGTTCGAATCCCTGCTGGCGGCGGTCCGCCGCATCGCCGCGCCGCGCTCGGCCGGTTTCATCGGGTCGCCGCCGTACGCGCTGATCTCGAAGGAGATCGTGGAGGTCGGCCGGGGCCTGGGTCTGGGCCGCCTCGTCGTCGACGGCCTTCGGATCGCGGCGCACCTGCTGACTCCGCCGATGCAGAGGGAAAGCGGGGCGACGGCCCCCGTCCCCCGGCCGGGCGCGAATCTGTTCGGGGATCTCGACGCGTCGATCCAGATCGCCCGGTCTCTCGAATTTCCCTGGGACATCGCGGCCTGCATGCAACTCCTCGGAACGGCGACCCCGGCCGGCGGCGGCCCCTCCCCGCCGGAGGAAGAGAGAAGGGCGTTGTCCACCGCGGCCGGCCTCCTTGCGCTCGTCTGGTACCGGCATCAGGTGTTGCCGTCCCTTCGCGGCGGATCCGGGGGGGATCCCGATCCCCTCAAGTCCGGGCTCCGCGCCCAGGCGGGACGCCTGGCGCCGTCGTCCGTGGTCGAGGCGTACGTCAGGGTGCTCGAACAGTCCGATGTCTTCTCCGGCGCCGGCAAGGATATCGTCGTCGTCGGCGAAGTCGATCCCCGGTCGTCGAACCTCGTCCTCGAGCTCAAGCAGCACGGGTTCCGGGTCGCGCAGGCCGACGACCTTGCGGAGGCGCGAAAGATCTTCCTACGTCGCAGGCCGGCGGCGATCGTCCTTCGCGTCGACGAGTCGCTGTCCGCTGCCGACGCGTTTTGCCGTTTCCTCCGCGAAGAGGAAGGAGATGCCGACACGGCGCTGTTCGCCGTGACGCAACGGAGCGAGCCGTCGTTCCTCCTGAACCTCATGGACACCTGGTTCAGCGACGTGTTCACCCTGCCCATGAACGGCCAAGTCGTCGTCGCCCGGATCTCCAGGGTGCTCTCCGGCCGGGAGAAGGGAGCCGGCGGCCCGGTCGGGCACGGATTCAGCGCCACCTTCAAGGATCTGTCGTTCGTGGATCTCGTCCAGGCGCTGGGGACCGGCGGAAAGAGCGTCCGCATGCGGATCGAGCACGGAAGCGGGATGCAGGCCGACATCTGTTTCCGGCAGGGACGGATCGTTTTCGCGGAGTGCGGGGAGGAGAAGGGCGTCGACGTCGTTTACCGGGTCATCTGCTGGCAAGACGAGGGAAACTTCCGGATCGAGCCGATCCGATCGTTTCCCCCGGAGAACGTGTCGGTCCCGACCGACTACATCCTTCTCGAAGGATCCCGCCGTCTCGACGAGCACCAAGCCGGGCGTTGA
- a CDS encoding transporter, producing the protein MHNRVVATLLVMLAIAFAAAPAGAMNQPPLNLGLTDILDGALPGPGTYLTEYIQPYSADSIKKVGGSGGDLPFAVSNTLAMTQIVHVYKRQLLGANLGADLLIPVVTIAADSPLTTNPGWFGDITLGPFLQWFDTKLFGMPYLHRLELDFSIPTGEYDQKYALNPGSNHWVIEPYYAFTLFLTPQLSTSWRLHYTYSTENNDTHVQPGQAFHFNYSLEYEFFKNFRGAVAGYYLKQITEDETNGVKGNGTKEQVFAVGPAVSWAASPNFFLGLKTQWESSAENRPEGTRTTFRMTYKF; encoded by the coding sequence ATGCACAATAGAGTCGTCGCAACGCTTCTGGTCATGCTGGCGATCGCGTTCGCTGCCGCTCCGGCAGGAGCGATGAACCAGCCGCCGCTGAACCTCGGCCTGACGGACATTCTCGACGGCGCCCTTCCCGGCCCCGGGACGTACCTGACGGAGTACATCCAGCCGTACAGCGCGGACTCGATCAAGAAGGTGGGGGGCAGCGGCGGGGACCTCCCCTTCGCCGTGTCGAACACGCTCGCGATGACCCAGATCGTGCACGTCTACAAGCGCCAGCTGCTCGGGGCAAACCTCGGGGCGGACCTTCTGATCCCGGTGGTCACCATCGCCGCGGATTCTCCGCTCACCACGAACCCCGGCTGGTTCGGTGACATCACCTTGGGCCCCTTCCTGCAGTGGTTCGACACAAAGCTCTTCGGGATGCCGTACCTTCACCGGCTCGAGCTCGATTTCTCGATCCCGACCGGCGAGTACGACCAGAAGTACGCCCTGAACCCGGGGAGCAACCACTGGGTCATCGAGCCGTACTACGCCTTCACCTTGTTCCTCACACCGCAGCTCTCCACCTCCTGGAGGCTCCACTACACCTACAGCACGGAGAACAACGACACCCATGTCCAGCCCGGGCAGGCGTTCCACTTCAACTACTCGCTCGAATACGAGTTTTTCAAGAACTTCCGTGGCGCCGTGGCGGGGTACTACCTGAAGCAGATCACCGAGGATGAGACGAACGGAGTGAAGGGGAACGGGACGAAGGAGCAGGTCTTCGCCGTCGGGCCGGCGGTCTCCTGGGCCGCGTCCCCGAACTTCTTCCTGGGCCTGAAGACCCAGTGGGAGTCCTCCGCGGAGAACCGCCCCGAGGGGACCCGGACCACGTTCCGGATGACGTACAAGTTCTGA